Sequence from the Equus asinus isolate D_3611 breed Donkey chromosome 5, EquAss-T2T_v2, whole genome shotgun sequence genome:
CAGTTCAATTTAATTTGAATCGGTCTATTCCATTAAGTTCAGTCATGTTTATTGAGGGCTATTATATGAGGCTATTATGTGATAGGCACTGTACTGGGCACTGAAGGCATACAAAAAAGAGTAAGGTGCAGTACCAGTCTTTAGGGAGCTTGTAATCTACTCAGGAACATCACAATGTACATACGTAATCATAATACAGGGAGATATGGCCTACGTACTAAAGGTGGGCAGATGTAAGAAGGAACAGCCCAATTTGATTTGggggatcagagaaggcttcattCACTGGGAAGGACAACATTTTCTGGCCCATGAAAGTTCCCGCATTTTACTCatacctcctctgtgaaactgaGTTGCCCAGCCTGCATTTACCTCTGGGCCAAGTTGGGGTCACATTCACCTAATGTGTTCCATATCGCTGGCTTGTGCCTCGAAGCACAAGCAGCCGCTCTACTTCTGCTGCAAAGCTTCACCCTGTAATATCTGTACGCTCCTTGGACACATTATGAAACCTCTCTGAACCTAAGtatactcatctgtaaaatgaaaataccttTGCCATTGAATtgacatgaggattaaatgagacagtatatataaaattcacagaactattattattttacatttgcaTTATACATCCCATCGAAAATAACTGACAAATGACCCATTTTGTGAGAGAAGCAAAGCAAAAGAGAGAGGATGCAATCCTGCTCTCCCGCTCCCCCGCCCCTCAGACAAGCCTCATTTTAAgtccaaaagttaaaaaatgatggaggaaagagaagagaggaagacgAATTTCTCCTTTGGTTCTGTGAACTTCAAGTAACCAAAATGTATTTTCCTTTGATTGTCTTGAGATTCTTCTAGTCTGTCACACAACTGCATACTTATCCTTCTGTGCCAAGTTAAAAACAAGGGAGACTTATGGAAACGTGGCAATGACTTGCACCAAGAAAATCTCTTAGAGATGGACACATGGGATAGGCTGCTGAGATTGTGCCTTGCTTATTTCCAGACATCTGTCTTCCCAAGCCTTCCATGGGTAATGGGAGGCAGAGCTCCCAGCTAGGTAGATCCAGGTTTCCAGACACCCTCTACGATTCAAAGATAGACAACAAGAAAGTTGTCTTCCAACACTTTTATGTCCCTATACCTACTTGTTACAGACTGCAACATCTTGATGAGGCTGGCCAAGAGATGCATAGTTTGCCATTGAGAATAAACTGTATGatgatgaatttttcatttaacgCTTATTCATGACACTGAAAAGGGTAATTGTTTGAAAAATCCAAATGAAAAGTGTCCTGGTTTTATTCATTATGTACTTTTGTTAAAAACAATCAAATTTTACAATTCAGTTTAacattcctttgtttttcattaaactttttatttattttatttggttttttttttttttgaggaagattaaccctgagctaacatctgccaccgatcctcctctttctgctgaagaagattggccctgagctgacatatgtgcccatcttcctctactttatatatgggacgcctgccacagtgtggcttgataagtggtgtgtaggtcctcacctgggatcctgGCCAGTGAACCttaggccatcaaagcagagaacttaaccactatgccactaggccagccccgttaaactttttattttgagatatgtAGAATCAcatgcaattgtaagaaataatacagagagatcccatgtgcccttcacccagtttcccccagtggtgACATCTTGTAAAACTATAGTATAGTGCAATAGCACaaccaagatatttttaaattttttttcagatgtacatcattatatatttcatttgccgaagagactttctttgctccattgtatgttcttggctcccttgtcaaaaattagctgtccacagaagtgtgggtttatttctggactctcgattctgttccattgatctgcatgtctgtttttgtgccagtaccatgctgttttggttactgtaatttgtagcatattttgaaatcagggagtatgacgTCTCCAGggttgttcttttctctcaggattcctttggctaatcagggtcttttgttgttccacataagtttaaggattctttgttctatttctctgaaaaatgttcttggaactttgatgcggcttgcattgaatctgtagattgtttagaagtatggatattttaactatgttaattcttccaatccaagagcatggaatatctttccatttctttgtgtcttcttcaatttctttcaacaatgttttatagttttcagtgtacagatatttctcctctttcattaagtttattcttaggtattttattctttttgttgcaattgtaaatcggattgtattcttaatttctctttctgctacttcatttttagtgtgtagaaatgcaactgatttttgtatgttgattttgtatcctgcaactttaccatataataattgctttatatatttagatgctcctatgttaggtgcacagatatttacaaatgttatatcctcttgttggattgttccctttgtcattatctagtgcccttctttgtctcttgttaccgtttttgttttaaagtctattttgtctgatataagtatgactaccccagctttcttttcattgcaatttgcatggagcatctttttccatcccttcactttcactttgtgagcgtctttaggtctgaagtgtgtctcttgtatgcagcatatagataggtcttgtttttttacccAATCAACCACCCCATGCcttttgattgaagcatttagtccattgacatttaaagtagctattgataaatatgtacttattgctattttgttactttttttctgggtgtttttgtagttctgctctattcctttcttcttctcttgctctcttcccttgtggtttgatgagtttctttagtattatatttgggttcctttctcttaattatttgtatacttatagatttctggtttgtgattaccaagaggttcatatataataatctacatatatagcaatctatattgagttcaTGGTCTCTTTAGTCTgttctctttctaaaagctctactcctcccacattttatgtttttgatatcatatctaacctcttattttgtgtgtgtgtatccattaccctcttatcattgaaataggtaattttagtactttagtcttttgaccttcacattatcttcataggtggttgatctgttacctttattatatttttgcttttaccagtgattttatggcctctttttgataattttcttgttcctatttgtggtcttctctttgcCACTTAAGTAAATCCCTTTAGCATATCTTTTAAGGCGGGTTTCTTGgagataaactcctttagtttttgcttgtcatggaaattctttatctttccttccattctttttttttttttttgcctttttatacaCTGATGTCTTTTTTTGAAATTGAGATTCATagtagtttacaacattgtgaaatttcagtttacattgtttcttgtctgtcaccacgtaagtgctcccttttaccccctgtgcccaccccccaccgccttcccctggtaaccactaaactattttctttgtccatgtgtttgtttatattccacatatgagtgaaatcatatggtgtttgtctttctcagtctggcttatttcgtttagcataataccttccaggtccatccatgttgttgcaaatgggatgattttgtcttttttatggctgaatagtattccattgcatatatacacaacatctcctttatccaatcattggtcaatgggcacttggattgtttccatgtcttggctattgtgaatagtgctgcagtgaatatagggGTACACATGTGactttagattgtttatttcaagttgtttgggtagatagcTGGTAgtagaatagctgggtcatatggtatttctatttttagttttatgaggaatctccacactgttttccatagtggctgcaccagtttgccttccctccagcagtgtatgagccttcccttttctccacaacctctccaacatttgttgctttttgtcttggtaactatagccattctgactggtataaggtgatatctcattgtagttttgatttgcatttccctaatgattagtgacgttgagcatcttttcatgtgtctgttggccatctgtatatcttccttggaaaaatgtctgttcatatcctctgcccatttgctgggtagagtattcctTGCTgtaagtttttcctttcagcagttTAAATTTATCATGCCActtccttctagcctgtaaggtttctgctgagaagtcagctgatagctttatggggtttcctttgtatgttacttgttgcttttctcttgcagcttttaggattctctcttcatctttagtTCTTGACATCTTAGTTAtattgtgtcttggtgtgggcctctttgggtttattttgtttggtgctttctgtgcttcctgtacttagatgtctgttttcttccttaggttaggaaagtttttagctatcatttcttcaaatagatgctctgcccctttgtccctctcttcttctgggacacctataatatgaatgttagtgtgcttgatgttgacCCAGAATTCCCATAGActactctcattctttttaattcttttttcttttatctgttcaccttgggtgatttcctctagtctttcatccagcttgttgatccgttcttctgtatcatctactctgctactgagtccctctagtgaatttttcctttccactattgtattcttcatttctgattggttcttttttatattttccaattctttgttagTGTTCCCagtgagttcatccattcttctcccacaatcagtgagcatccttatgactttttgtttgagctctttgtcaggtagattgtttatgtttttttcacttagttctttttctggggttttgtcctgttcccttgtttggaacctattctttgcctcctcattttgcctctatctctgtgcttatgtctatgtattagtTGGGTCAGTtctgtctcctgatcttggagaagagatgccttttgaggtccagcagtgtgcttccctcttgtcaccagtttcAAATGTTctaggagtgacccctgtgtgggctatgtgtgtccttctgttgtggtagggttgctcttgctgcaggtacccagggagtctagctGTCTCACTGACCAGCTGGTTGGAATGCTTAGCTGCCGCTGCCTGTGGCTGCTATGGaaacttcagtcactttattgggtttggggagccccagcacagttggctgtaaggtctaatagcacattcctctTACAGTTTTTCTGTTCAGTGAATAtgtccccagcatggctggttgctaggctcaggggctcacaattgctgtaggcctctggcctgcacagctattgtcagctctctcaggattgcagctgagtggggttgGCCCCAAGCATGGgagtacccaattgtttcaggctttggaaagtggggCTGATCCTCTATGTAGCTGTTAGAGAAGCACAGGTCTTTTGCCACTGgtaagccccacagcccacaggtccacacccatTATTGTCAACACAGTGTTGTCTTGCGCACACGTCCAAACTCCCTGGAGTGGACCCAGTTCCCACACACAGAggcccccacacactccaccaatgccctaCACACTTCACTCACCCCTCATGTACACCCTgtcccacagaggtggacccacttgcctgcctgcagaggatccaggcactcagtctatgcaggctgacaagttgCCCGAGAGCATGCTGTCGGGTAGGGCCAGTCCCAAGGGGGTGCTGCCTGGCCTGGCTGACCTGGATTAAATCcatgctctagtgggtggggcagaccctgggctaacaggccaggggatgaactccaatggcatctgccagtgtctgtgtcagcttgcctgtactaggtcacaataacagctgctgccaaagtCTCAGTCcctagagaggtctcacctctcactgagatgcacccagagcctatcaggtgagtctcttttcaccaaaggactgcacaccttttttttctggtgattttatgttgctttGTGAagtgggtgaatttgtgtgtgggccgtttaagagctggcttttttccacTCCTGCCCGATAGTTTTTCTgagggtattccctgttgtagttaacaGTCAGCACAGCCcaatattatgacactcatctcagttgtactgagtctgaaggatAGTGATAGCGGTAATGCTCCCCGACTCTGTCCTCCGTTCCTCCAGGGAAGTCTGTGTACCTtagattgctcctggccagccatGAAACTCTGTGGCTTGCAAAggtgtcttttttctctccagaagggaatttcttcctcttccacctcagccaggactgtcccttgttgtgagggttctttgtatccagttttcagttctctcccaGTGGTAATTgctccaagaatagttgtaacttggttgtgaATGTGGAAGGAGTTGAGTTCAGTGTccgcctatgccaccatcttgacatcAACCTTGTCAAGATATTGGCATTGATGTAATTGACTGATCCTACTCAGACTTCCCCAGTtttacttgtgtgtgtgttgtgtgtgtgtgtgtgtgtgtgtgtgtgtgtgtgtgtctgtgtaggaGATGTGTTTAGTTCTacgcaattttatcacatgtttGTATTCACatatccaccaccacagtcaagacacaaaacagttccatcaccacaagagTCCCTTGTATTAGCCCTTTTATAACCACATCCACCTCCCGCCTCCATCCCTAATCCTtagcaactactaatctgttttTCATGtctctaattttgtcatttcaagaaggttatataagtggaatcataccggTACTAACCACTTGGGACTGTTTTTTTTCACTCATcataattcccttgagattcATCTGAGTTATTGGGTCTATCAAcaatttttattgtattattattgcTGAGTATTAATCCATGGTATAGGTCTATCTCAATTTGTTTAACAGTCAGCCTTTGAAGGATGTCTGGGTGGTTTCCTGGTTTTACCTGTTactaataaagctgctatgaacattcttatacagGTTTTCatatgaacataagttttcatttctctgagataaatgctcagtagtgcaattgctgggttgtgCAGTAATTGCATGCTCAGATTTATAAAAAACTGcctaactgttttccaaagtgactgtaccattttatattcccactagcaaCATATGAGTAATCCAATTTTTCcaccttggttttgtttttacgTTGCATTAGTGTGTGGATgataaaattagtaaataaatacGTGACCCATATAAGAACCGCCTGTAAAAAGTCAGTCGAAAAAGTCCAAAGGGCAAAAAGGCAGGAGTTATATAAAAAAGCCATCTCAAGCAAGGGCCTCTCTCTGACTTGTCTCAGCTCGCAGGGCTTCCAGGTATGCTGTAAATGCTTCATATTCCTGGAAAGTACCCCATAAGCCCTAAAGCTTTGCTtggttaaattaaaattaataaatcttttctttccaaaacaGAATCATGGACTATAAAATGCTTCAAGTGGCCCTGTGTTCAACATTGCTCATAGGTAAGaacctatttcttttttatttatcacGTCTTTTATAGCTATTAGGTTGACAGATAACcccttttgactttttaaagataTGAACAAAAGTGTTTTATCCATACACCAATTCTAAAGCATTGGGGAAATGAAACTATTGTGTTACGCTGTGGTTTTGAACATGTTAGTGTTAATTGCGTGTGTGATCATATTATTCCTAATTATGTATTAACGTATTAACATGTTGCTGTTGCTAAGAAATCTATTTAACTGCTACTTCTGAAGAAGTGTTCTGGTGTccttcaacaaagaaaaattgtaaatgCCATTTAGAAACTGCAATACTTACATGTATCATTATGTGGAGACCTCAAGGTACTTTGAGAGTGTGAATTCATTAACCTTCAGGGTAAGCTGTGGCTCGGAGAAGTAGTGTTTTCAAGACATATCAAGGAAGACACTCAGGCCAGATGATTTGCTGCCAAATTGACCCAGTAGCTCAGAGGCTTATATCTGAATTGAACTGCGGGATCATTTGTTTTTCTCGTAACCCTAACTGAAAATACTTACgaacttataaattatttttgcagTTAAGTCTCTACAATTTATAAATACTTCTGATGAAGATGCTTAAATCAGAATAAATTCCTACTTTTATGAAAGCTTGAGACCCATGTAAAAAAGTTATATATTCTGTTTGaggtacacacgcacacacacacagcgacAAATAAATAGATGTAGGTGTGTATACCTATATAGAGAATATAAATCtgggtatgtgtgtatataattaGCTTTTTATTTCTAAGCATATTAATCATTTTAATAAAGAGTTTTAATCATTTATATTGCACTTTGCATTTAGGagctttttaaataaaggatttaGAAAATTTCAGCCAATAATTACTGAGCAATTATCACCAAGGCATATACAGTTATACCCAGTTACAGCCCACATCTCCAGAGGAACAAAGTGAGGCTCACTCAGTTTAAGTGCGCATCTGAGAAGCATGCTGTAAACTGAAGTTATGGACTGGCAGTGCTCCATCAGCATAACGCTCTGCCTTGGCTGATCCATGCCGTTGACTTTGGAATGGGTGATGGTGGGTCACTGAAAGGCTGAAGGTGCTGTGGCTCATCCACGTTCACCTGAGAACACTGCAGGGTCAAAAATATCTGGCAAAAGGAAAATGCTTCTGCAAAACGACTTTTGTAGACTTTCTTAAAGAAACAAGTCGGAATTAACTTTAACTCCAGCAAATATGTCTACCTATAGAGGCAACTGGTTTGATTgacttcactttaaaaataaataaataaaactgtgcaGTTGAAGGTCATGAAATAACAAGTTGAGGATGAGAAGCGAAGGACAGAGGAACGTTGACCCTGCTCGGTTAGCCCTTCAGATCTCAGGACAGAAGCCTTAACTGCCTGCAGCTTGAGGATACTGAGGTCTTTAGAAACAGATTCATTCGTTACATTAATAACTCGTTTAACTGACATTTTCTGAATCATATAGCTCTAACGTAGAAAATAATAGTTTGAATCAACATTTTTTGCTTCTCCCCAGCCCTTTCCATTGAAGAATGTAAGCTGTTCATCTGCACTAGAGCCCTTCTGCTTAtcctaagaaaaaaaaccactttaaaaagtttggttttcttattaaaaaaggTTTTCTCTCTTACCGATTAGTCGTCTAACAAATTACTTTTGCCTAGAACTTAATTTGAAGTAAGTAGGGAAAAGATCTCATTGTCTGTTTTCCTAATGGGAATGCTGAAGCCAAAAATGATGAAGAACCTTACTCAAGTAATTAAGTTTATGAGCACAGTccccaaattattttattgatttttcccaAAATAGTAACTTATACACATTAAAGCTGATTCCTTGGTTGGAGAATTAGAAGTCCGAGTGTCAtgatttgattaaaaaacaaaacaaccctcTCTGTAGTATTTAGGTCAAGAATTGCCTTCTCCTCTAATAAAACAGCAAATATTAGCACTACTATGATATCTTCATTATGCATCGAGAGCTTTCCATGTTACATTAGTTCAACCCTCATAATCACTGAAAATAGGTGTTGTGATTTCTATTTTACTAATAggagactgaggcttagagaaattaaatggCCAAGCCATGCAGTTAATCAATGATGGATGCTGGATTTGTATCCAAATTCTACATCCAGGGCTTCTGAGAACAAAGCTCTTCTTTTTTCTACACAAACTGTCCCCTCTGGCACTGCAGTGTTAGATATGGGATATGTGGATAAGGGATATGTGGATATGGGATATGTGGATATGGGATATGCAGATACGGGATATGCAGATAAGGGATATGTGGATATGGGATATGCAGATACGGGATATGCAGATAAGGGATATGTGGATATGGGATATGTGGATATGGGATATGCAGATAAGGGATATGCGGATATGGGATATGTGGATAAGGGATATGTGGATAAGCAATATGCAGATATGGGATATGCAGATAAGGGATATGCAGATATGGGGTATGTGGATAAGGGATATGTGGATAAGGGATATGCAGATAAGGGATATGTGGATATGGGATATGCAGATAAGGGATGTGCGGATATGGGATATGCAGATAAGGGATATGTGGATAAGGGATATGTGGATATGGGATATTCGGATAAGGGATATGCGGATATGGGATATGCAGATAAGGGATATGCAGATATGGGATAGGCAGCAGAGCAGGCAGCAAGAGCTCCTCCTGAAAATGCAATAGAGCCGGTATTATTGCCACTGGTTCCACAAGAACAGATCAGGACTTAGGGAAAGGGGTGACTTTAGAAGAAATAGAGCCAAATCAGGACATAACCAAGGACAGTTTCCGGTTGCACTGAGGGTAAAGAGAAGTCTGAAACTCCACGTTCCCTCTCACTAAGGCACTTACTAACATCAAGCAGTCCCATTTCACATAAAGAGGAGATATGGAAAATATACATGTTTGGAAAGTGTTTCACTGAGTAAGTAAACCAAACTTAGAGTTGACCTATATTTGAAACAATTTGGGGGTTGGATCGATGAGATCTCCCTCTAAGTGCAGGTACGTCTTCCAGTTTTAGACAGGGAGAAAAATAGACTGCCTGTGGCCTGTTTCTGTAGCATAGTTCCAGGTCTTGGTTTTCACTCCATGGTTACTAACCAAGGCCAATttctctaaaagttttttttgttgttgttttggtttgtttttttgacaAGAGCTTTTAAACTCACATCTTCTTCCCGACGACCCTGTCACACCTCCCGTCCCTCCCATTTCTTTTCTGCCATAGAAGGAATGGCCCTTCTCAGTCATCCCTGCAGCCCTCCAGTTCCTTAGGGAGTCTGTATTACCAGATATAGTTTTAGCTTATTTCATAagattttgttcttaattttccCTGCTCACTTTGGCTTAAGATTGATTGCTCTCAAGAAAGTGGGTAATGAGAATAAACTGGGAAATGACGTGTTTGGAGAAAAAATGTGATTACCCATGACTAGATTCATTGAGAACTCTGGATGTTGTAGAAAAACTTGCTCTTTTCCTATCCAATTGGCATCATTTGTCATGGCACTCGAGTTGAGAATTCATCAACACAGATACGCAGTGACCCAGAAGGGGTCactcttgaaacaaataaaatgctgCCTTTGGTGAGCTATGAATTTCTCTGTCCACAAgattaaaaactaataaaagatCTGCCAGCTCCAAAAACACATCCCAGGGAATTCCGCGGCCATGTGTGTGAGCGTGGATGTCGGCGTACGTGTGTTGAGAGCACGCTATGACAGATGGAAGTTGAACTCAAGTGAGACCAGTTTCTGTTTACTTTTCAAAGTACTCAACACGTCAGCAGTTGTAACGTCAATAAAGCCTAAGTTCCCGAGTTAAAAGTTCAGTGACGAAAGCATTTTATTAACAGACAGTTTAGTACGATGCCGGGGATTTGAGAGTTCGTCCCGCAGGTCagcccttttctttcctctctgttcaCTTCCCTGACCCTCTTACCATCTTCTTACTTCCCTCTTTGCCCTGTTCCTTTTTGCCATGACTTTTCACCTTTTGCAACCTTTTGTCTTTTGTAATCGCCTTTCTTTAGTCTCTCCttcctttgatttcttgatttctctcttctccttctcccttcttttttcttcacatttttttctctcacaacTCAAacttcttctctttcattctctctctcactaaTTTTTATCTGAATTACAGCAAAGTGGGAAAATCCTCTGTACTAAATAGAACTCTTCTATCTTCCACCATAAACTTTTGGGTCAGTAATCACAATTTagagcaagaaggaaaaaaaaaagtatttcattatttgtaaaaAATTCCATACCTAACACAGGGAATAAAATATTCAAGTCTAAAAGTATTTTAATCTctcacaaaattataaaacttctccTACGTTTAGAGAGATCTTTGAAAATTTTACCATATTGCTGAGGCATCTGCATATCCTTTTCTTCTGACCCTGTTTTGAACTTAATTCCTAGTGGCcatttatactttattttagtACTTAATTTATGTCCATGCATAATTGCCTGGGCACttaattcatctttatttttttaagacataaaCATTTTAGGTGCAGGAACTGAAACTCAGTCCAACAAAATTAGTGGATAATATAAGTTGTTCTTTCATTGCTTATACTGAGTGCTAAGTGCTTCACTTCCCGTATCCCATACCTAAGTATTGTTGAACTTGGGGGCGGGACTGTAGTGCTTATTCTCCATCTGCAGTTCCAGACATTTGGTAATACTGTAAATATTAGTATCACCCAGCCCTGAGGGAAATAGCTAGTTAGGGGCCTGTCCTGTGATCTGCCAGACCTTTCGCGTCTTCTGCCCCCCCTTGAATCCCACCGCGTTTATTTCATAGACGTTGACGATTACACCAGCAAGAAGTTCACAGCTGTGTCTGCCCAAGGATGACAAGATCCTGCTGATTGGAGTGCCCTGGtctgtactcttttttttttttctgtttcttagtgAGGCTCTGAGACAACAGATCTAAAGGGTTCTCTGA
This genomic interval carries:
- the LOC139045226 gene encoding uncharacterized PPE family protein PPE12-like, with translation MLDLYPNSTSRASENKALLFSTQTVPSGTAVLDMGYVDKGYVDMGYVDMGYADTGYADKGYVDMGYADTGYADKGYVDMGYVDMGYADKGYADMGYVDKGYVDKQYADMGYADKGYADMGYVDKGYVDKGYADKGYVDMGYADKGCADMGYADKGYVDKGYVDMGYSDKGYADMGYADKGYADMG